One Entelurus aequoreus isolate RoL-2023_Sb linkage group LG09, RoL_Eaeq_v1.1, whole genome shotgun sequence genomic window carries:
- the wu:fc17b08 gene encoding mucin-5AC isoform X3 → MASQCKRQQCSIDRRGFRQELDSWRHKLIHCVGFESILEGLFGSELVEELQIFKDLEPVASSSDWSFDENCLFCCFRRDKVKEHLIGLSSEESFQDPLKPLPVNDQTTVSRLEKQAEEFLNAVLCNKDVPSFSDPHIPVVAREILQRMIRQFATEYTSKTSSPQDSGSETKPSSDQSPQTPAVTSGAPPSSPSAVVARPAHSHNPVLSKLLMADQDAPLDLTVKKPPSEPTEQEGVLDLSIKKSRHSSSLPSNSPCLSSKVSTIKSERTVLPIAMAKELQSTSTLEQFMAKLCRHHQRQIVDAIGFLQTEGTTSSYPITPEKSCLNLKFPLESTPKSEVLDMSCPTQSKCVTENLLKTALLLPTSVSSSPVLDLQSPQSSSSPCDHAPLKMKIMKSSNVAAGKKLSCVLTTSLSSDSGTSEARQNNSNLPNRTETHSARLSSSLKKQNLLSHSHPARQRGAVWHNKNLPIKQYSPPEATTVTPTRNARKTIRPANQQQTRHAPYRMVDPDLGNCDIVYIDKPITECFKEQQRNLLPRRNARKSTRGHLYTDEIWELKTVRTLAGRGNCPNPMPELITLVTPKQILSKPEGVPPVDRPLAGACKERISEQMSSKESDEIVIPGTGEVVEVAASEADIIVETSQTDQCQNKLEAPQPQVNSLSENIVTTISTNDLQLEEGTSSECKKTSQSEEIAAQTTFEAEKEQEPEPEQTKFTTAIVSQTEQSEEANTEEAEVQIPCNKLHDSETFPLHTSTPSPMEHEGTQENENASDIEGPQEPQPKKQTFSDNLEENETSLTSGPSEEQLLSEQESTAAVDAEGILPVPAFEEDDECDISSKTMDSLLKELPPWRRKKGTMKNMPKRLKQMETVIVGYVNGRPVSASDRSLRRRSNSSGTSPTKTPVKQIQRVPKHAQADSPETVNQEKNTTESEVSTEAIVITPELPPVATSDIPENPTVKISPKSKPIQNQNQGHEDDPLDSGNETKRQLRSQLRSAVQKPAETSLSAPSPNCILPPAPAAMPPISPPPPLTGLTSPATPEQSQPSTVQETEVEVNSQKTPSTGSLSEEVQSILVKQTLRSSQVAVEESKNETHQLDTDLSSPLEDEIKMQTRMTPLRGKRVLIMEPSPEKQKTNAVSLEGSSTSSPAVDKPTRMPLRSESSKADTSPQPDPQSPLPDNKKLSLRSQRLSLPSTSALPVLGKNTEVVSPTRTTPSKTHIKSPPSFAASVLPRSPASTVISQRLKPPRQTNKFLKELTGEKNQLLLTNLNLKYEKMQKGWLQMDRDGQPATKYKNKSDRQAAIWKSKRRARKPKTLEPQKYSPVQMLFSQDLDLSSICRWFLESTETQSLVIVKKINTRLPSETQLCFHSSSSASGISQGVFPSLQAERLKKHLKKFAIASPVKSNPKSQKLIAKTLEQGTPSVKGKERQELPSTAPTNQTHARVDTKGQTNESQKGPAKPKNPASARILRKYSNIREKMHVQQTNVRMKGVSQNLKAKSLKIPTREPASESAVNPSQKAPKLPLPVAKQVKAKKIAVRRTLARRKSTRLQAVKAQDAPPVKRCSQRLNSLVDASKSQADKKTPEVDKDAEKPTVNKVNAVKNQVNESPDRKEMKGVQEAPEAEVKLPSAPDQVLTRSQRNMKAASNDGSVPVTKTSKMAKEHVSLKSTKKTEGITRKAAVKTNRDAMRSRTRAQELLAPPAKRTRMSQCI, encoded by the exons GTTTTGAGAGCATTCTTGAAGGTCTGTTTGGCTCAGAGCTGGTAGAAGAATTACAGATATTTAAGG ATTTGGAGCCTGTAGCATCATCATCTGACTGGTCATTTGATGAAAAttgtttgttctgttgttttcgACGAGATAAAGTAAAG GAACACTTGATTGGCTTAAGTAGCGAGGAGAGTTTCCAAGATCCGCTCAAACCTCTCCCGGTGAATGATCAGACCACCGTCAGCAGATTAGAGAAGCAAGCAGAGGAATTTCTCAATGCAGTCCTCTGTAATAAAG ATGTGCCAAGTTTCTCCGACCCACACATCCCAGTAGTGGCGCGAGAGATCCTCCAGAGAATGATCCGACAGTTTGCCACCGAATATACCTCAAAAACCAGCTCTCCTCAGGATAGTGGTTCAGAAACCAAGCCAAGCTCGGACCAAAGCCCGCAGACCCCAGCCGTGACTTCTGGGGCTCCACCCAGCAGCCCCTCTGCCGTGGTGGCGAGGCCTGCACATAGCCACAACCCCGTCCTCAGCAAGCTCCTCATGGCGGACCAGGACGCCCCTCTTGATCTCACAGTCAAGAAACCCCCGTCTGAGCCCACAGAGCAAG AGGGAGTCCTTGACTTGTCCATCAAAAAGAGTCGCCATAGCAGCAGTTTGCCCAGCAACAGTCCATGCCTTTCTTCTAAGGTATCTACAATCAAGAG TGAGCGTACAGTCTTGCCTATTGCAATGGCAAAAGAACTGCAGTCCACCTCAACACTGGAACAGTTCATGGCCAAACTCTGCCGCCATCATCAGAGACAGATTGTTGACGCCATAGGTTTCCTGCAAACTGAG GGAACAACCAGCTCCTACCCGATCACACCTGAGAAGTCATGCTTGAATCTTAAGTTTCCCTTGGAATCGACACCGAAATCTGAAGTACTGGATATGTCCTGTCCTACCCAAAGCAAGTGTGTCACTGAAAACCTTCTCAAGACTGCACTTCTATTGCCAACGTCTGTTTCCTCTAGCCCTGTGTTGGATCTTCAAAGCCCCCAGTCAAGTAGCAGTCCGTGTGACCATGCTCCTCTTaagatgaaaataatgaaaagcaGTAATGTTGCTGCTGGTAAAAAGTTATCTTGTGTGCTGACCACCTCACTTTCGTCTGACTCTGGTACTTCGGAGGCCCGACAAAATAACTCCAATTTACCCAACAGAACAGAGACTCATAGCGCTAGACTAAGCTCCTCTCTGAAAAAACAAAATCTTCTCAGTCACTCGCATCCTGCTAGACAGAGAGGAGCTGTTTGGCACAACAAAAATTTACCAATTAAACAATATTCGCCTCCTGAGGCTACTACTGTAACTCCAACACGAAATGCCAGGAAGACAATTCGGCCAGCCAATCAGCAACAGACTCGACACGCTCCTTATAGGATGGTTGATCCAGATCTAGGCAACTGTGacattgtttatattgacaaacccATTACTGAGTGCTTTAAAGAACAACAGCGTAACTTGCTTCCCCGCCGCAATGCCCGGAAAAGCACCAGGGGACATTTGTACACAGATGAAATTTGGGAGTTAAAAACGGTCCGCACGTTAGCTGGAAGAGGCAACTGTCCTAATCCAATGCCAGAGTTAATCACACTGGTGACTCCAAAACAGATCCTTTCAAAGCCAGAAGGTGTACCTCCGGTGGATAGGCCTTTAGCTGGAGCATGTAAAGAGAGAATAAGTGAGCAAATGTCCTCAAAAGAGTCTGATGAAATAGTGATACCAGGGACAGGTGAAGTGGTAGAGGTAGCAGCCAGTGAAGCTGACATTATAGTAGAAACCAGTCAGACAGATCAGTGTCAGAACAAGTTAGAAGCCCCTCAACCTCAAGTAAATTCTCTATCTGAGAACATAGTAACAACTATCAGCACAAATGACCTCCAATTAGAGGAGGGAACATCCTCTGAGTGCAAGAAAACATCGCAAAGTGAGGAAATTGCGGCGCAGACCACATTTGAAGCAGAAAAGGAACAAGAACCTGAACCTGAACAAACCAAATTTACTACAGCAATTGTGTCACAAACAGAACAATCAGAGGAAGCCAACACAGAAGAAGCTGAAGTTCAAATTCCATGTAATAAACTGCATGACAGTGAGACTTTCCCCCTCCACACGAGCACCCCATCACCCATGGAACATGAGGGGACGCAGGAAAATGAGAATGCCTCAGACATTGAGGGGCCACAAGAACCTCAGCCGAAAAAGCAGACATTCTCAGATAACCTTGAAGAGAATGAAACATCTTTGACATCAGGACCATCCGAAGAGCAGCTGTTGAGTGAGCAAGAAAGTACAGCAGCTGTCGATGCTGAAGGTATTTTGCCTGTACCAGCGTTTGAAGAAGATGATGAATGTGATATTTCCTCAAAGACAATGGATTCTCTCCTGAAGGAATTACCCCCTTGGCGTAGAAAAAAAGGCACTATGAAAAATATGCCAAAGAGGTTAAAGCAAATGGAAACGGTGATCGTGGGCTATGTTAATGGAAGACCTGTATCAGCCTCTGACAGGAGTCTGCGCCGTAGATCAAACAGCAGTGGCACATCACCCACTAAAACCCCAGTGAAACAAATTCAGAGAGTTCCCAAACATGCTCAAGCCGACTCTCCAGAGACCGTGAaccaagaaaaaaatacaactgaaTCAGAGGTGTCTACAGAAGCCATTGTGATCACACCTGAACTTCCTCCAGTGGCAACCTCTGACATACCTGAAAACCCTACAGTTAAGATCTCCCCCAAATCCAAACCAATCCAAAACCAAAATCAAGGCCATGAAGATGATCCACTGGATTCTGGCAATGAAACCAAACGACAACTAAGATCACAACTAAGATCAGCCGTCCAGAAACCTGCCGAAACTTCTCTATCAGCGCCTTCTCCTAATTGTATTTTACCCCCTGCTCCTGCAGCCATGCCCCCcatttctcctcctcctcctttgaCAGGTTTGACTTCACCTGCAACTCCAGAACAGTCTCAACCAAGCACAGTCCAAGAGACAGAGGTGGAGGTAAATAGTCAAAAAACTCCGTCAACAGGCAGTCTTTCAGAAGAAGTCCAAAGTATATTGGTTAAACAAACATTAAGATCTTCACAGGTGGCTGTAGAAGAAAGTAAAAACGAGACTCATCAGCTTGACACTGACTTATCAAGCCCATTAGAAGATGAGATTAAAATGCAGACAAGGATGACACCATTAAGAGGAAAACGGGTCCTCATAATGGAACCATCACCagagaaacaaaaaacaaatgcaGTATCTTTAGAGGGAAGTTCTACAAGTTCACCTGCAGTTGACAAGCCCACAAGAATGCCACTGAGGAGTGAGAGCAGTAAAGCCGATACGTCCCCACAACCAGACCCTCAGTCACCGCTACCTGACAACAAAAAGCTATCTTTGCGATCCCAAAGGTTGTCTTTGCCCTCTACAAGCGCTCTCCCTGTACTTGGAAAGAACACTGAGGTGGTGTCACCTACCAGAACAACTCCATCCAAAACTCATATCAAGTCACCTCCATCATTTGCTGCATCTGTTCTGCCTCGTAGTCCCGCCTCCACTGTTATTTCACAGAGACTAAAGCCGCCCAGACAAACCAATAAATTCTTGAAGGAACTGACTGGAGAAAAAAATCAACTGCTGCTGACTAACTTAAACCTCAAATATGAAAAGATGCAGAAAGGCTGGCTGCAAATGGACAGAGATGGTCAGCCAGcaacaaaatataaaaacaaatcagACAGACAAGCCGCCATATGGAAGAGTAAACGCAGGGCCCGCAAGCCAAAGACTTTAGAACCACAGAAGTATTCACCAGTGCAAATGCTCTTCAGCCAAGACTTAGATCTTTCTAGTATTTGTCGCTGGTTCCTAGAATCAACAGAAACCCAATCTCTTGTCATCGTTAAGAAAATAAACACACGTCTTCCGTCAGAAACTCAGCTGTGCTTCCACAGTTCATCTAGTGCATCGGGGATCTCTCAGGGCGTTTTTCCAAGCTTGCAGGCGGAACGCCTGAAGAAACACTTGAAAAAGTTTGCAATCGCCTCTCCCGTAAAGAGCAACCCGAAAAGTCAGAAACTTATAGCCAAAACGCTGGAGCAGGGAACCCCCTCCGTCAAAGGCAAAGAGAGGCAAGAACTTCCCAGCACTGCTCCCACCAATCAGACACACGCCAGAGTTGACACTAAGGGGCAAACTAACGAATCTCAGAAAGGTCCTGCTAAGCCAAAGAATCCGGCTAGTGCCAGGATTTTGAGGAAATACTCCAATATTCGGGAAAAGATGCATGTCCAGCAAACCAATGTTCGAATGAAAGGTGTCTCTCAAAACTTAAAAGCTAAAAGTTTAAAAATACCGACCAGAGAACCTGCTTCTGAGTCAGCAGTCAATCCATCTCAGAAGGCACCAAAATTACCCCTTCCTGTCGCTAAACAAGTCAAAGCAAAAAAAATAGCAGTCAGGAGAACGTTGGCTCGAAGAAAGTCTACAAGGCTTCAAGCTGTCAAGGCTCAGGACGCACCTCCAGTTAAGAGGTGTTCGCAGCGACTGAATTCTCTGGTTGATGCATCAAAAAGTCAAGCAGACAAAAAGACACCAGAAGTAGACAAAGATGCAGAAAAGCCCACTGTGAACAAAGTCAACGCTGTTAAAAATCAAGTAAATGAATCGCCGGACAGAAAAGAAATGAAAGGTGTGCAAGAAGCCCCCGAGGCAGAGGTGAAGCTTCCAAGTGCTCCAGACCAAGTGCTGACCAGATCCCAGAGAAATATGAAGGCAGCATCAAACGATGGCTCCGTTCCCGTGACGAAGACGTCCAAGATGGCGAAGGAGCATGTGTCTCTTAAGTCCACCAAAAAGACAGAGGGAATCACCAGAAAAGCTGCTGTGAAGACAAATCGTGACGCCATGCGGTCGCGTACGAGAGCTCAGGAACTCCTAGCGCCGCCTGCTAAACGCACCCGGATGTCACAGTGTATCTGA
- the wu:fc17b08 gene encoding mucin-17 isoform X2, with protein MLHRQARLSTGTGLLAAQTHPLCFESILEGLFGSELVEELQIFKDLEPVASSSDWSFDENCLFCCFRRDKVKEHLIGLSSEESFQDPLKPLPVNDQTTVSRLEKQAEEFLNAVLCNKDVPSFSDPHIPVVAREILQRMIRQFATEYTSKTSSPQDSGSETKPSSDQSPQTPAVTSGAPPSSPSAVVARPAHSHNPVLSKLLMADQDAPLDLTVKKPPSEPTEQEGVLDLSIKKSRHSSSLPSNSPCLSSKVSTIKSERTVLPIAMAKELQSTSTLEQFMAKLCRHHQRQIVDAIGFLQTEVKALAASKTLQTNNSTFEIQGTTSSYPITPEKSCLNLKFPLESTPKSEVLDMSCPTQSKCVTENLLKTALLLPTSVSSSPVLDLQSPQSSSSPCDHAPLKMKIMKSSNVAAGKKLSCVLTTSLSSDSGTSEARQNNSNLPNRTETHSARLSSSLKKQNLLSHSHPARQRGAVWHNKNLPIKQYSPPEATTVTPTRNARKTIRPANQQQTRHAPYRMVDPDLGNCDIVYIDKPITECFKEQQRNLLPRRNARKSTRGHLYTDEIWELKTVRTLAGRGNCPNPMPELITLVTPKQILSKPEGVPPVDRPLAGACKERISEQMSSKESDEIVIPGTGEVVEVAASEADIIVETSQTDQCQNKLEAPQPQVNSLSENIVTTISTNDLQLEEGTSSECKKTSQSEEIAAQTTFEAEKEQEPEPEQTKFTTAIVSQTEQSEEANTEEAEVQIPCNKLHDSETFPLHTSTPSPMEHEGTQENENASDIEGPQEPQPKKQTFSDNLEENETSLTSGPSEEQLLSEQESTAAVDAEGILPVPAFEEDDECDISSKTMDSLLKELPPWRRKKGTMKNMPKRLKQMETVIVGYVNGRPVSASDRSLRRRSNSSGTSPTKTPVKQIQRVPKHAQADSPETVNQEKNTTESEVSTEAIVITPELPPVATSDIPENPTVKISPKSKPIQNQNQGHEDDPLDSGNETKRQLRSQLRSAVQKPAETSLSAPSPNCILPPAPAAMPPISPPPPLTGLTSPATPEQSQPSTVQETEVEVNSQKTPSTGSLSEEVQSILVKQTLRSSQVAVEESKNETHQLDTDLSSPLEDEIKMQTRMTPLRGKRVLIMEPSPEKQKTNAVSLEGSSTSSPAVDKPTRMPLRSESSKADTSPQPDPQSPLPDNKKLSLRSQRLSLPSTSALPVLGKNTEVVSPTRTTPSKTHIKSPPSFAASVLPRSPASTVISQRLKPPRQTNKFLKELTGEKNQLLLTNLNLKYEKMQKGWLQMDRDGQPATKYKNKSDRQAAIWKSKRRARKPKTLEPQKYSPVQMLFSQDLDLSSICRWFLESTETQSLVIVKKINTRLPSETQLCFHSSSSASGISQGVFPSLQAERLKKHLKKFAIASPVKSNPKSQKLIAKTLEQGTPSVKGKERQELPSTAPTNQTHARVDTKGQTNESQKGPAKPKNPASARILRKYSNIREKMHVQQTNVRMKGVSQNLKAKSLKIPTREPASESAVNPSQKAPKLPLPVAKQVKAKKIAVRRTLARRKSTRLQAVKAQDAPPVKRCSQRLNSLVDASKSQADKKTPEVDKDAEKPTVNKVNAVKNQVNESPDRKEMKGVQEAPEAEVKLPSAPDQVLTRSQRNMKAASNDGSVPVTKTSKMAKEHVSLKSTKKTEGITRKAAVKTNRDAMRSRTRAQELLAPPAKRTRMSQCI; from the exons GTTTTGAGAGCATTCTTGAAGGTCTGTTTGGCTCAGAGCTGGTAGAAGAATTACAGATATTTAAGG ATTTGGAGCCTGTAGCATCATCATCTGACTGGTCATTTGATGAAAAttgtttgttctgttgttttcgACGAGATAAAGTAAAG GAACACTTGATTGGCTTAAGTAGCGAGGAGAGTTTCCAAGATCCGCTCAAACCTCTCCCGGTGAATGATCAGACCACCGTCAGCAGATTAGAGAAGCAAGCAGAGGAATTTCTCAATGCAGTCCTCTGTAATAAAG ATGTGCCAAGTTTCTCCGACCCACACATCCCAGTAGTGGCGCGAGAGATCCTCCAGAGAATGATCCGACAGTTTGCCACCGAATATACCTCAAAAACCAGCTCTCCTCAGGATAGTGGTTCAGAAACCAAGCCAAGCTCGGACCAAAGCCCGCAGACCCCAGCCGTGACTTCTGGGGCTCCACCCAGCAGCCCCTCTGCCGTGGTGGCGAGGCCTGCACATAGCCACAACCCCGTCCTCAGCAAGCTCCTCATGGCGGACCAGGACGCCCCTCTTGATCTCACAGTCAAGAAACCCCCGTCTGAGCCCACAGAGCAAG AGGGAGTCCTTGACTTGTCCATCAAAAAGAGTCGCCATAGCAGCAGTTTGCCCAGCAACAGTCCATGCCTTTCTTCTAAGGTATCTACAATCAAGAG TGAGCGTACAGTCTTGCCTATTGCAATGGCAAAAGAACTGCAGTCCACCTCAACACTGGAACAGTTCATGGCCAAACTCTGCCGCCATCATCAGAGACAGATTGTTGACGCCATAGGTTTCCTGCAAACTGAGGTCAAGGCACTGGCGGCTTCCAAGACACTGCAAACTAATAACTCCACCTTTGAAATCCAGGGAACAACCAGCTCCTACCCGATCACACCTGAGAAGTCATGCTTGAATCTTAAGTTTCCCTTGGAATCGACACCGAAATCTGAAGTACTGGATATGTCCTGTCCTACCCAAAGCAAGTGTGTCACTGAAAACCTTCTCAAGACTGCACTTCTATTGCCAACGTCTGTTTCCTCTAGCCCTGTGTTGGATCTTCAAAGCCCCCAGTCAAGTAGCAGTCCGTGTGACCATGCTCCTCTTaagatgaaaataatgaaaagcaGTAATGTTGCTGCTGGTAAAAAGTTATCTTGTGTGCTGACCACCTCACTTTCGTCTGACTCTGGTACTTCGGAGGCCCGACAAAATAACTCCAATTTACCCAACAGAACAGAGACTCATAGCGCTAGACTAAGCTCCTCTCTGAAAAAACAAAATCTTCTCAGTCACTCGCATCCTGCTAGACAGAGAGGAGCTGTTTGGCACAACAAAAATTTACCAATTAAACAATATTCGCCTCCTGAGGCTACTACTGTAACTCCAACACGAAATGCCAGGAAGACAATTCGGCCAGCCAATCAGCAACAGACTCGACACGCTCCTTATAGGATGGTTGATCCAGATCTAGGCAACTGTGacattgtttatattgacaaacccATTACTGAGTGCTTTAAAGAACAACAGCGTAACTTGCTTCCCCGCCGCAATGCCCGGAAAAGCACCAGGGGACATTTGTACACAGATGAAATTTGGGAGTTAAAAACGGTCCGCACGTTAGCTGGAAGAGGCAACTGTCCTAATCCAATGCCAGAGTTAATCACACTGGTGACTCCAAAACAGATCCTTTCAAAGCCAGAAGGTGTACCTCCGGTGGATAGGCCTTTAGCTGGAGCATGTAAAGAGAGAATAAGTGAGCAAATGTCCTCAAAAGAGTCTGATGAAATAGTGATACCAGGGACAGGTGAAGTGGTAGAGGTAGCAGCCAGTGAAGCTGACATTATAGTAGAAACCAGTCAGACAGATCAGTGTCAGAACAAGTTAGAAGCCCCTCAACCTCAAGTAAATTCTCTATCTGAGAACATAGTAACAACTATCAGCACAAATGACCTCCAATTAGAGGAGGGAACATCCTCTGAGTGCAAGAAAACATCGCAAAGTGAGGAAATTGCGGCGCAGACCACATTTGAAGCAGAAAAGGAACAAGAACCTGAACCTGAACAAACCAAATTTACTACAGCAATTGTGTCACAAACAGAACAATCAGAGGAAGCCAACACAGAAGAAGCTGAAGTTCAAATTCCATGTAATAAACTGCATGACAGTGAGACTTTCCCCCTCCACACGAGCACCCCATCACCCATGGAACATGAGGGGACGCAGGAAAATGAGAATGCCTCAGACATTGAGGGGCCACAAGAACCTCAGCCGAAAAAGCAGACATTCTCAGATAACCTTGAAGAGAATGAAACATCTTTGACATCAGGACCATCCGAAGAGCAGCTGTTGAGTGAGCAAGAAAGTACAGCAGCTGTCGATGCTGAAGGTATTTTGCCTGTACCAGCGTTTGAAGAAGATGATGAATGTGATATTTCCTCAAAGACAATGGATTCTCTCCTGAAGGAATTACCCCCTTGGCGTAGAAAAAAAGGCACTATGAAAAATATGCCAAAGAGGTTAAAGCAAATGGAAACGGTGATCGTGGGCTATGTTAATGGAAGACCTGTATCAGCCTCTGACAGGAGTCTGCGCCGTAGATCAAACAGCAGTGGCACATCACCCACTAAAACCCCAGTGAAACAAATTCAGAGAGTTCCCAAACATGCTCAAGCCGACTCTCCAGAGACCGTGAaccaagaaaaaaatacaactgaaTCAGAGGTGTCTACAGAAGCCATTGTGATCACACCTGAACTTCCTCCAGTGGCAACCTCTGACATACCTGAAAACCCTACAGTTAAGATCTCCCCCAAATCCAAACCAATCCAAAACCAAAATCAAGGCCATGAAGATGATCCACTGGATTCTGGCAATGAAACCAAACGACAACTAAGATCACAACTAAGATCAGCCGTCCAGAAACCTGCCGAAACTTCTCTATCAGCGCCTTCTCCTAATTGTATTTTACCCCCTGCTCCTGCAGCCATGCCCCCcatttctcctcctcctcctttgaCAGGTTTGACTTCACCTGCAACTCCAGAACAGTCTCAACCAAGCACAGTCCAAGAGACAGAGGTGGAGGTAAATAGTCAAAAAACTCCGTCAACAGGCAGTCTTTCAGAAGAAGTCCAAAGTATATTGGTTAAACAAACATTAAGATCTTCACAGGTGGCTGTAGAAGAAAGTAAAAACGAGACTCATCAGCTTGACACTGACTTATCAAGCCCATTAGAAGATGAGATTAAAATGCAGACAAGGATGACACCATTAAGAGGAAAACGGGTCCTCATAATGGAACCATCACCagagaaacaaaaaacaaatgcaGTATCTTTAGAGGGAAGTTCTACAAGTTCACCTGCAGTTGACAAGCCCACAAGAATGCCACTGAGGAGTGAGAGCAGTAAAGCCGATACGTCCCCACAACCAGACCCTCAGTCACCGCTACCTGACAACAAAAAGCTATCTTTGCGATCCCAAAGGTTGTCTTTGCCCTCTACAAGCGCTCTCCCTGTACTTGGAAAGAACACTGAGGTGGTGTCACCTACCAGAACAACTCCATCCAAAACTCATATCAAGTCACCTCCATCATTTGCTGCATCTGTTCTGCCTCGTAGTCCCGCCTCCACTGTTATTTCACAGAGACTAAAGCCGCCCAGACAAACCAATAAATTCTTGAAGGAACTGACTGGAGAAAAAAATCAACTGCTGCTGACTAACTTAAACCTCAAATATGAAAAGATGCAGAAAGGCTGGCTGCAAATGGACAGAGATGGTCAGCCAGcaacaaaatataaaaacaaatcagACAGACAAGCCGCCATATGGAAGAGTAAACGCAGGGCCCGCAAGCCAAAGACTTTAGAACCACAGAAGTATTCACCAGTGCAAATGCTCTTCAGCCAAGACTTAGATCTTTCTAGTATTTGTCGCTGGTTCCTAGAATCAACAGAAACCCAATCTCTTGTCATCGTTAAGAAAATAAACACACGTCTTCCGTCAGAAACTCAGCTGTGCTTCCACAGTTCATCTAGTGCATCGGGGATCTCTCAGGGCGTTTTTCCAAGCTTGCAGGCGGAACGCCTGAAGAAACACTTGAAAAAGTTTGCAATCGCCTCTCCCGTAAAGAGCAACCCGAAAAGTCAGAAACTTATAGCCAAAACGCTGGAGCAGGGAACCCCCTCCGTCAAAGGCAAAGAGAGGCAAGAACTTCCCAGCACTGCTCCCACCAATCAGACACACGCCAGAGTTGACACTAAGGGGCAAACTAACGAATCTCAGAAAGGTCCTGCTAAGCCAAAGAATCCGGCTAGTGCCAGGATTTTGAGGAAATACTCCAATATTCGGGAAAAGATGCATGTCCAGCAAACCAATGTTCGAATGAAAGGTGTCTCTCAAAACTTAAAAGCTAAAAGTTTAAAAATACCGACCAGAGAACCTGCTTCTGAGTCAGCAGTCAATCCATCTCAGAAGGCACCAAAATTACCCCTTCCTGTCGCTAAACAAGTCAAAGCAAAAAAAATAGCAGTCAGGAGAACGTTGGCTCGAAGAAAGTCTACAAGGCTTCAAGCTGTCAAGGCTCAGGACGCACCTCCAGTTAAGAGGTGTTCGCAGCGACTGAATTCTCTGGTTGATGCATCAAAAAGTCAAGCAGACAAAAAGACACCAGAAGTAGACAAAGATGCAGAAAAGCCCACTGTGAACAAAGTCAACGCTGTTAAAAATCAAGTAAATGAATCGCCGGACAGAAAAGAAATGAAAGGTGTGCAAGAAGCCCCCGAGGCAGAGGTGAAGCTTCCAAGTGCTCCAGACCAAGTGCTGACCAGATCCCAGAGAAATATGAAGGCAGCATCAAACGATGGCTCCGTTCCCGTGACGAAGACGTCCAAGATGGCGAAGGAGCATGTGTCTCTTAAGTCCACCAAAAAGACAGAGGGAATCACCAGAAAAGCTGCTGTGAAGACAAATCGTGACGCCATGCGGTCGCGTACGAGAGCTCAGGAACTCCTAGCGCCGCCTGCTAAACGCACCCGGATGTCACAGTGTATCTGA